In Cedecea neteri, a single genomic region encodes these proteins:
- a CDS encoding NADP(H)-dependent aldo-keto reductase, translating to MHYHRIPHSSLEVSTLGLGTMTFGEQNSEADAHQQLDYAVSQGVNLIDVAEMYPVPPRPETQGLTESYVGSWLKARGNREKLVVASKVTGPTRNNDAGIRPNQILDRKNIREALDASLKRLQTDYLDLYQVHWPQRQTNMFGKLGYTWSDTTSLPVTLLETLEALTECQRAGKIRYIGVSNETPWGVMRYLQLAEKHDLPRIVTIQNPYSLLNRSFEVGLSEISQHEGVELLAYSCLAFGVLSGKYLNGAKPAGARNTLFSRFTRYSGEQSQKAVAAYVEIAKRHNLDPAQMALAFVRRQPFVASTLLGATTLEQLKTNLESLHLTLSEEVIEEIDAVHRIYTYPAP from the coding sequence ATGCACTATCACCGTATCCCCCACAGTTCACTTGAAGTCAGCACGCTGGGGCTGGGAACCATGACCTTTGGTGAACAAAACAGCGAGGCCGATGCCCACCAGCAGCTCGACTATGCCGTCAGTCAGGGCGTGAATCTGATTGATGTCGCGGAAATGTACCCGGTGCCGCCGCGCCCGGAAACCCAGGGCTTAACCGAGAGCTATGTCGGCAGCTGGCTTAAAGCTCGCGGCAACCGCGAAAAACTGGTTGTTGCTTCCAAAGTCACTGGCCCAACCCGCAACAACGACGCGGGCATCCGCCCAAACCAGATCCTCGATCGGAAAAACATCCGCGAGGCGCTGGATGCCAGCCTCAAACGCCTGCAAACCGATTACCTCGACCTCTACCAGGTCCACTGGCCGCAGCGCCAGACCAACATGTTTGGCAAACTCGGCTACACCTGGAGCGACACAACCTCGCTGCCGGTAACGCTGCTGGAAACGCTTGAAGCGCTGACCGAGTGCCAGCGCGCCGGGAAAATTCGCTATATCGGCGTCTCGAACGAAACGCCGTGGGGCGTAATGCGCTATCTGCAGCTTGCGGAAAAACACGATCTGCCACGCATCGTGACCATTCAGAACCCCTACAGCCTGTTAAACCGTAGCTTTGAAGTTGGCCTGTCTGAAATCAGCCAGCACGAAGGCGTTGAGCTGCTGGCTTATTCCTGCCTCGCCTTCGGCGTGCTGTCGGGCAAATACCTTAACGGAGCCAAACCAGCGGGCGCTCGCAACACGCTGTTTAGCCGCTTTACGCGCTACAGCGGCGAGCAGTCGCAAAAAGCCGTTGCGGCCTACGTGGAGATAGCTAAACGCCATAATCTCGACCCGGCACAAATGGCGCTGGCCTTTGTTCGTCGCCAGCCGTTTGTGGCCAGCACGCTGCTCGGTGCCACGACGCTGGAACAGCTGAAAACCAACCTTGAAAGCCTGCATTTGACGCTAAGCGAAGAGGTGATTGAGGAGATTGACGCGGTGCATCGTATCTATACTTACCCGGCACCGTAA
- the rppH gene encoding RNA pyrophosphohydrolase: MIDDDGYRPNVGIVICNRQGQVMWARRFGQHSWQFPQGGINPGESAEQAMYRELFEEVGLQRKDVRILASTRNWLRYKLPKRLVRWDTKPVCIGQKQKWFLLQLLSSDGEINMQTSSTPEFDGWRWVSYWYPVRQVVSFKRDVYRRVMKEFASVVMPLQEVTPPRNNSPAWRRKRG, from the coding sequence GTGATCGATGATGATGGCTACCGCCCCAACGTTGGGATCGTAATATGTAATCGGCAGGGACAGGTGATGTGGGCGCGACGCTTTGGCCAACATTCCTGGCAATTTCCCCAGGGGGGCATTAATCCTGGCGAGTCCGCTGAACAGGCAATGTACCGGGAGCTTTTCGAAGAAGTCGGTCTACAAAGAAAAGATGTTCGCATTCTTGCCTCGACCCGAAACTGGTTGCGTTACAAATTACCTAAACGTTTGGTGCGTTGGGACACAAAGCCGGTTTGTATCGGCCAAAAACAAAAATGGTTTCTTTTGCAGTTGCTGAGCAGTGACGGTGAGATCAACATGCAAACCAGCAGCACGCCGGAATTTGATGGCTGGCGCTGGGTCAGTTATTGGTATCCGGTCCGTCAGGTTGTTTCATTCAAGCGCGATGTCTATCGCCGGGTAATGAAAGAGTTTGCCAGCGTGGTGATGCCACTGCAGGAAGTTACGCCACCACGCAATAACTCGCCGGCATGGCGACGTAAAAGAGGTTAA
- the mutH gene encoding DNA mismatch repair endonuclease MutH, protein MQPIRPLITPPSSEAELLQQAQCVAGYTLGELAACAGLKTPKDLKRDKGWIGVLLELWLGASAGSKPEQDFAALGIELKTIPVDSLGRPLETTFVCVAPLTGNSGVIWETSHVRHKLKRVLWIPVEGERQIPLAERHVGSPLLWSPSEEEEQQLRLDWEELMDLIVLGQVERITARHGEVLQLRPKAANSRALTEAIGADGSPILTLPRGFYLKKNFTTALLARHFTL, encoded by the coding sequence ATGCAACCAATACGTCCGCTCATCACGCCCCCAAGCAGCGAAGCCGAGCTGCTCCAGCAGGCACAATGCGTCGCCGGTTACACTCTGGGCGAACTGGCGGCCTGCGCTGGCCTAAAGACGCCGAAAGACCTGAAGCGAGATAAAGGCTGGATTGGCGTATTACTGGAGCTGTGGCTGGGGGCCAGCGCGGGCAGCAAGCCCGAACAAGATTTCGCCGCACTCGGGATCGAACTGAAAACGATCCCGGTGGATAGTCTGGGCCGCCCGCTGGAAACTACATTCGTCTGCGTCGCGCCGTTAACCGGTAATAGCGGCGTCATTTGGGAAACCAGCCATGTGCGGCATAAGCTTAAGCGCGTGCTTTGGATCCCGGTTGAGGGAGAAAGGCAGATCCCGCTTGCCGAACGGCACGTGGGTTCTCCGCTCTTATGGAGCCCTTCAGAAGAAGAAGAGCAGCAGCTGCGCCTGGACTGGGAAGAACTGATGGATTTGATCGTGCTGGGCCAGGTCGAGCGCATTACCGCCCGTCACGGCGAAGTGCTGCAGCTGCGGCCAAAAGCCGCCAATAGCCGGGCGTTAACAGAGGCCATCGGTGCTGACGGCTCGCCTATTCTCACGCTACCTCGCGGCTTCTACTTAAAGAAGAATTTCACCACCGCCCTTCTCGCACGGCACTTCACACTCTAA
- the lgt gene encoding prolipoprotein diacylglyceryl transferase translates to MNSGYLRFPEFDPVLFSIGPVSLHWYGLMYLVGFVFAMWLAGRRASRPGSGWTKNEVENLLYAGFLGVFLGGRLGYVFFYNLPVFLADPLYLFKVWDGGMSFHGGLIGVICVMIWFARRTKRTFFQVSDFIAPLIPFGLGAGRLGNFINGELWGRVDPNFRFAMLFPGSRSEDVGLLATHPEWQSLFNTYGVLPRHPSQLYELALEGVVLFIILNLFIRKPRPMGSVSGLFLIGYGAFRIIVEFFRQPDAQFTGTWVQYISMGQILSIPMIVAGIIMMVWAYRRPQQQLS, encoded by the coding sequence ATGAATAGTGGCTATCTGCGTTTCCCTGAATTTGATCCGGTGCTTTTCTCCATCGGGCCGGTTTCCCTGCACTGGTACGGGCTCATGTACCTGGTCGGGTTCGTGTTCGCCATGTGGCTTGCCGGGCGCCGCGCCAGCCGTCCGGGCAGCGGCTGGACGAAAAATGAAGTAGAGAACCTGCTGTATGCAGGCTTCCTGGGCGTGTTCCTGGGGGGGCGCCTGGGCTATGTCTTCTTCTACAATCTGCCGGTCTTCCTTGCCGATCCTCTCTACCTGTTCAAAGTCTGGGACGGCGGTATGTCCTTCCACGGCGGCCTGATCGGTGTTATCTGCGTGATGATTTGGTTTGCGCGTCGCACCAAACGCACTTTCTTCCAGGTCTCTGATTTTATTGCTCCGCTGATCCCGTTTGGTTTAGGGGCTGGCCGCCTCGGCAACTTTATCAATGGTGAACTGTGGGGCCGCGTTGACCCGAACTTCCGCTTCGCCATGCTGTTCCCTGGTTCTCGCAGTGAAGACGTTGGCCTGCTGGCTACGCACCCGGAATGGCAGTCGCTGTTCAATACCTACGGCGTACTGCCTCGCCACCCGTCTCAGCTTTATGAGCTGGCGTTGGAAGGGGTTGTCCTGTTCATCATCCTGAACCTGTTTATTCGTAAGCCTCGCCCAATGGGGTCCGTCTCTGGCCTGTTCCTGATTGGCTACGGTGCGTTCCGTATCATCGTGGAATTCTTCCGCCAGCCGGATGCGCAGTTCACCGGCACCTGGGTACAGTACATCAGCATGGGGCAGATCCTGTCGATTCCGATGATTGTTGCCGGTATCATTATGATGGTCTGGGCTTACCGCCGTCCGCAGCAGCAACTTTCGTGA
- the ptsP gene encoding phosphoenolpyruvate--protein phosphotransferase has translation MLTRLREIVEKVASAPRLNEALDILVTDICLAMDTEVCSVYLADHERRCFYLMATRGLKKPRGRTVTLAFDEGIVGLVGRLAEPINLADAQKHPSFKYVPAVKEERFRAFLGVPIIQRRQLLGVLVVQQREHRQYDESEESFLVTLATQMAGILSQSQLAALFGQYRQTRIRALPASPGVAIAEGWMDTTLPLMEQVFEASTLDTALERERLTAALEEASGEFRRYSKRFAAGAQKETAAIFDLYSHLLTDARLRRELFAEVDKGLVAEWAVKTVVEKFAEQFASLSDSYLKERAGDLRALGQRLLFHLDDTIQSPNTWPERFVLVADELSATTLAELPQNRLAGVVVRDGAANSHAAIMVRALGIPTVMGADIQPSALHRRMLIVDGYRGELLVDPEPVLLQEYQRLVTEENELSRLAEDDVEQPAALKSGERVQVMLNAGLSPEHEEQLGSRIDGIGLYRTEIPFMLQSGFPSEEEQVAQYQGMLQMFNDKPVTLRTLDVGADKQLPYMPISEENPCLGWRGIRITLDQPEIFLIQVRAMLRANAATGNLSILLPMITSIDEIDDARRLIDRAGREVEEELGYQLPKFRLGVMVEVPSMVFMMGHLAGRIDFISVGTNDLTQYLLAVDRNNTRVANLYDSLHPAMLRTLNLIAREAERYDIDLCLCGEMAGDPMCVAILVGMGYRHLSMNGRSVARIKYLLRHIQLEEAEVLAQRTLEAQMATEVRHQVAAFMERRGMGGLIRGGR, from the coding sequence ATGCTCACCCGTCTGCGAGAAATAGTCGAAAAGGTCGCTAGTGCCCCGCGCCTCAATGAGGCGCTGGATATTTTGGTGACTGATATCTGCCTTGCGATGGATACCGAGGTTTGCTCGGTTTATCTCGCCGACCACGAGCGCCGCTGTTTTTACCTTATGGCGACGCGCGGGTTAAAGAAACCGCGCGGCCGCACCGTCACGCTTGCCTTTGATGAAGGTATTGTGGGCCTGGTTGGGCGGCTTGCGGAGCCGATTAACCTTGCCGATGCGCAAAAACACCCCAGCTTTAAATATGTTCCCGCCGTAAAAGAGGAGCGTTTTCGTGCGTTCCTCGGCGTGCCTATTATCCAGCGCCGTCAGCTTCTGGGGGTGCTGGTTGTCCAGCAGCGTGAACACCGGCAGTACGATGAGAGCGAAGAGTCTTTCCTCGTTACGCTGGCAACGCAGATGGCTGGGATATTATCGCAGTCTCAGTTAGCGGCTCTGTTTGGACAGTATCGCCAGACTCGTATCCGCGCGCTGCCTGCATCGCCTGGGGTGGCCATTGCCGAAGGCTGGATGGACACCACCCTCCCGCTGATGGAGCAAGTTTTTGAAGCGTCGACCCTGGACACGGCGCTTGAGCGTGAGCGCCTGACCGCCGCGCTGGAAGAGGCTTCCGGGGAGTTCCGCCGCTACAGCAAGCGTTTTGCCGCCGGGGCTCAGAAAGAGACTGCGGCAATCTTCGATCTTTACTCTCACCTGCTGACCGACGCCCGCCTTCGCCGCGAGCTTTTTGCCGAGGTAGATAAAGGCCTGGTCGCTGAATGGGCCGTGAAAACGGTGGTGGAGAAGTTTGCTGAACAGTTTGCCAGCCTTTCAGATAGCTACCTGAAAGAGCGAGCGGGCGACCTCAGAGCGCTGGGGCAGCGCCTGTTGTTCCACCTCGATGACACGATTCAAAGCCCGAATACCTGGCCTGAGCGCTTTGTGCTGGTTGCCGACGAACTTTCAGCCACCACGCTTGCTGAGCTGCCGCAAAACCGTCTGGCGGGCGTTGTGGTGCGCGATGGTGCGGCTAACTCGCATGCCGCTATTATGGTCCGTGCTCTGGGTATCCCAACCGTCATGGGCGCTGATATTCAGCCATCGGCTCTGCATCGCCGTATGCTGATCGTGGATGGCTATCGCGGTGAATTGCTGGTGGATCCTGAGCCGGTTTTACTGCAGGAATACCAGCGCCTGGTGACCGAGGAGAACGAACTTAGCCGTCTGGCGGAAGATGACGTGGAACAGCCCGCGGCGTTAAAAAGCGGCGAGCGGGTGCAGGTGATGCTGAATGCCGGGCTTAGTCCTGAGCATGAAGAACAGCTTGGCAGCCGTATCGACGGCATCGGGCTGTACCGCACCGAAATTCCGTTTATGCTGCAAAGCGGTTTTCCGTCGGAAGAAGAGCAGGTTGCACAGTATCAGGGCATGTTGCAGATGTTTAACGACAAACCTGTGACGCTGCGAACGCTGGACGTCGGGGCGGATAAACAGCTTCCGTATATGCCCATCAGCGAAGAGAACCCCTGTCTTGGCTGGCGAGGCATTCGTATTACGCTGGATCAGCCTGAGATCTTTCTGATCCAGGTCCGCGCAATGCTGCGAGCGAATGCGGCTACGGGGAATTTAAGTATTCTGCTGCCTATGATTACCAGCATCGATGAGATCGATGATGCACGCAGGCTTATCGATCGCGCGGGCCGGGAAGTCGAAGAGGAATTAGGCTATCAGTTGCCAAAGTTTAGGCTTGGGGTGATGGTTGAAGTGCCTTCCATGGTGTTCATGATGGGGCACCTGGCCGGGCGCATTGATTTTATTTCCGTTGGCACAAACGACCTTACCCAATATTTGCTGGCGGTTGACCGTAATAACACGCGGGTGGCTAACCTTTACGATAGCCTGCATCCGGCGATGCTGCGTACGTTGAACCTGATTGCCCGCGAGGCGGAACGTTATGACATCGATCTGTGCCTGTGCGGTGAAATGGCCGGTGACCCGATGTGCGTCGCGATTCTTGTGGGCATGGGGTACCGTCACCTCTCAATGAACGGCCGTTCCGTCGCACGTATCAAATACCTGTTACGCCATATTCAGCTTGAAGAGGCTGAAGTGCTTGCTCAGCGTACCCTTGAAGCTCAAATGGCGACGGAAGTGCGCCACCAGGTAGCAGCCTTTATGGAGCGTCGCGGCATGGGTGGCCTGATTCGCGGCGGGCGCTGA
- a CDS encoding prepilin peptidase-dependent protein yields the protein MLSGQKGFTLLETLIAMALSSALLLGTSRLFPALQGEVLRQYSYVAQQEALWQMAFTVGKNLQRAGYCRGQCLGEAVRLMNNGSCVVLQWDANGNGRWDSAPGSQNEQTGYRLRNGSLETQKSVEDCEGTGWERMSDPTQLVVQHFSVIRQNRKTGRPLFRISLAAYLNQGGRPVELSYTVSGENL from the coding sequence ATGTTGAGCGGTCAGAAAGGATTTACTTTACTCGAAACGCTTATTGCGATGGCACTGAGCAGCGCGCTGTTGCTTGGCACCTCGAGGCTATTCCCAGCTTTGCAAGGGGAGGTTTTACGCCAGTACAGCTACGTTGCCCAGCAGGAAGCACTTTGGCAAATGGCGTTTACCGTTGGAAAAAATTTACAGCGTGCGGGTTATTGCCGTGGGCAGTGCCTGGGGGAGGCTGTAAGGCTGATGAATAACGGAAGCTGCGTAGTATTGCAGTGGGATGCCAACGGTAATGGCCGGTGGGACTCGGCCCCTGGTAGCCAAAATGAACAGACGGGCTATCGCTTGCGTAACGGCAGCCTGGAGACCCAAAAGAGCGTAGAGGATTGTGAAGGTACCGGCTGGGAAAGAATGTCTGACCCTACGCAATTGGTGGTGCAGCATTTTTCCGTAATTCGCCAGAATCGCAAAACTGGCAGGCCTTTATTCCGCATCAGTCTTGCAGCCTATCTGAATCAGGGTGGGCGTCCTGTGGAGCTTAGCTATACGGTGAGTGGAGAAAATTTATGA
- a CDS encoding YgdI/YgdR family lipoprotein, translated as MTKWAVAISAIGLAFAVSGCSSDYVMATKDGRMILTEGKPKVDEDTGLVSYRDQQGNEMQINRNDVSQIIER; from the coding sequence ATGACTAAATGGGCAGTAGCAATCTCCGCCATTGGTCTTGCCTTCGCCGTTTCAGGCTGCAGCAGCGACTACGTAATGGCCACCAAAGATGGACGAATGATTTTGACCGAAGGCAAGCCGAAGGTCGATGAAGATACCGGTCTGGTGAGCTATCGCGACCAGCAAGGTAATGAAATGCAGATCAACCGCAACGACGTTTCCCAGATTATTGAGCGCTAA
- a CDS encoding prepilin-type N-terminal cleavage/methylation domain-containing protein, with amino-acid sequence MQIASIVSRQGGFSLLEVLCALALFAIVMTALLGYHRVLQQGFTSQWQLRQLWRVAREQTEPEVPPLSDAWNVHQQQTSSLGCVSIDVTVTSPEGRIAQLSRLECPRSEQRQE; translated from the coding sequence ATGCAAATTGCCTCGATAGTCTCGCGGCAGGGTGGGTTTAGCCTCCTCGAGGTGCTATGTGCTCTGGCGCTGTTTGCGATTGTGATGACGGCATTGCTGGGGTACCACCGTGTATTGCAGCAGGGTTTCACCAGCCAATGGCAGCTAAGGCAGCTGTGGCGAGTCGCGCGTGAGCAGACCGAGCCAGAAGTTCCTCCACTTTCAGATGCATGGAATGTGCATCAACAGCAGACATCGTCTTTGGGATGTGTCAGCATCGACGTTACTGTAACAAGTCCAGAGGGCCGGATAGCGCAGCTTTCGAGGCTCGAGTGCCCACGGTCAGAACAACGTCAGGAGTAG
- the thyA gene encoding thymidylate synthase — MKQYLDLMKKVLEEGTPKADRTGTGTLSIFGHQMRFNLQEGFPLVTTKKCHLRSIIHELLWFLNGDTNIAYLKENKVTIWDEWADENGDLGPVYGKQWRSWATPDGRYIDQLTTVINQLKNDPDSRRIIVSAWNVGELDKMALAPCHAFFQFYVADGKLSCQLYQRSCDIFLGLPFNIASYALLVHMMAQQCDLEVGDFVWTGGDTHLYSNHLEQTRLQLTREPRALPKLVIKRKPESLFDYRFEDFEIEGYDPHPAIKAPVAI, encoded by the coding sequence ATGAAACAGTATCTTGATTTGATGAAAAAAGTGCTCGAAGAGGGCACGCCAAAAGCGGACCGTACCGGTACCGGCACGTTGTCGATTTTTGGGCATCAAATGCGCTTTAACCTGCAGGAAGGCTTCCCACTGGTTACCACCAAAAAATGTCACCTGCGTTCGATCATTCATGAGCTGCTGTGGTTCCTCAATGGTGATACCAATATCGCGTACCTGAAAGAAAACAAGGTGACGATTTGGGACGAATGGGCGGATGAAAACGGCGATCTCGGCCCGGTTTATGGCAAACAATGGCGTTCGTGGGCAACCCCTGACGGGCGTTATATTGATCAGCTAACCACCGTGATCAACCAATTGAAAAACGATCCTGATTCCCGGCGTATTATTGTCTCTGCGTGGAACGTGGGCGAGCTGGATAAAATGGCACTGGCCCCTTGCCATGCGTTTTTCCAGTTCTATGTGGCAGACGGCAAACTCTCTTGCCAGCTCTACCAGCGCTCTTGCGACATCTTCCTTGGTTTGCCGTTCAACATCGCCAGCTATGCGCTGCTGGTGCACATGATGGCTCAGCAGTGCGACCTGGAAGTGGGCGACTTTGTCTGGACCGGGGGCGATACGCACCTGTACAGCAACCACCTGGAACAGACTCGCCTGCAGCTAACCCGTGAACCGCGCGCGCTGCCTAAGCTGGTTATCAAACGTAAGCCGGAGTCTCTGTTTGACTACCGTTTCGAAGACTTCGAGATTGAAGGCTACGATCCGCATCCGGCGATCAAAGCGCCTGTCGCCATTTAA
- a CDS encoding prepilin peptidase-dependent protein, with product MKINQRGFSVIEVMVVMAIVAVLSAGGLHGWREWQQRVQLRQAAQQLSHFLSRLRNDANWYNRTHLLVLHQFGKSWCLTSRAVEENCSESLSLTFTPEFDDIAVEDMTAGLGFYGIRNTAWPGHLILKNQVGRWKVTLSVWGRIRLCEMSGDKAC from the coding sequence ATGAAAATCAATCAACGTGGTTTTAGCGTTATTGAGGTGATGGTGGTGATGGCTATTGTTGCCGTACTCAGCGCAGGGGGCCTTCACGGCTGGCGCGAATGGCAGCAGAGAGTGCAGTTGCGGCAAGCGGCTCAGCAACTGAGCCACTTTCTCTCGCGGCTAAGAAATGACGCCAACTGGTACAACCGAACCCATCTTTTGGTGCTGCATCAATTTGGGAAAAGCTGGTGCCTGACAAGCCGTGCCGTTGAAGAAAACTGTTCGGAAAGCCTGAGTCTGACGTTTACCCCCGAGTTTGACGATATCGCCGTGGAGGATATGACGGCCGGGTTAGGTTTCTACGGTATTCGCAACACAGCCTGGCCAGGCCACCTTATTTTGAAAAATCAGGTCGGGCGCTGGAAAGTGACTCTATCGGTTTGGGGGCGAATCCGGCTGTGCGAAATGTCCGGAGACAAGGCATGTTGA
- the lplT gene encoding lysophospholipid transporter LplT: MAEQADNSGSLWSRGMMAVTAAQFLSAFGDNALLFATLAVLKQQFYPDWSQPVLQMVFVGAYILFAPFVGQVADSFAKGRVMMLANSMKLVGAAVIALGLNPFVGYTLVGIGAAAYSPAKYGILGELTTGDRLVKANGLMESSTIAAILLGSVAGGVLADWNLTAALVVCALVYGGAVVANVFIPKLAAARPGQSWRFKPMTHSFFSACRSLWRSGETRFSLVGTSLFWGAGVTLRFLLVLWVPVALGITDNATPTYLNAMVAVGIVVGAGVAAKLVTLETVARCMPAGILIGVGVLIFALQHSLLPSYALLVLIGLLGGFFVVPLNALLQERGKHTVGAGNAIAVQNLGENTAMLLMLGLFSLAVKTGASIVGIGIGFGAVFALAISALWLWQIKQK; encoded by the coding sequence ATGGCTGAACAGGCTGACAATAGCGGTTCTTTGTGGTCTCGCGGCATGATGGCGGTGACCGCGGCACAGTTTTTATCAGCTTTTGGCGATAATGCGCTGCTGTTCGCCACGCTCGCGGTGCTCAAGCAACAGTTCTATCCGGACTGGAGTCAGCCGGTGCTGCAAATGGTGTTTGTTGGGGCCTATATCCTGTTCGCGCCGTTTGTGGGTCAGGTAGCCGACAGCTTCGCCAAAGGGCGAGTGATGATGCTGGCGAACAGCATGAAACTTGTTGGTGCGGCGGTGATTGCGCTGGGACTGAATCCGTTTGTCGGCTACACGCTGGTGGGCATCGGTGCGGCGGCCTATTCACCGGCTAAATACGGCATTCTCGGCGAGCTGACCACGGGCGACCGGCTGGTGAAGGCCAACGGCCTGATGGAGTCCTCTACCATTGCGGCGATCCTGCTGGGATCCGTTGCCGGCGGCGTGCTGGCAGACTGGAACCTGACGGCGGCGCTGGTCGTCTGTGCGCTGGTGTACGGTGGGGCGGTGGTTGCCAACGTCTTTATCCCTAAACTTGCCGCCGCGCGCCCCGGCCAGTCATGGCGTTTCAAGCCGATGACGCACAGCTTCTTTTCGGCATGCCGCAGCCTCTGGCGCAGCGGTGAAACGCGCTTTTCGCTGGTGGGTACCAGTCTGTTTTGGGGGGCGGGCGTGACGCTGCGCTTCCTGTTGGTGCTGTGGGTGCCGGTGGCGTTAGGGATCACGGATAACGCGACGCCGACTTACCTGAACGCGATGGTTGCGGTTGGGATTGTGGTGGGGGCCGGGGTAGCCGCGAAGCTGGTGACGCTGGAAACCGTCGCTCGCTGCATGCCAGCCGGGATTTTAATTGGCGTTGGCGTACTGATTTTTGCTCTTCAACATTCTTTGCTGCCTTCTTACGCTTTGCTGGTGTTAATTGGCCTGTTGGGCGGTTTCTTTGTGGTGCCGCTTAACGCGCTGCTACAGGAGCGCGGCAAGCACACGGTCGGGGCAGGTAATGCCATTGCCGTGCAAAACCTGGGTGAAAACACGGCGATGCTTTTGATGCTGGGTCTGTTCTCTCTGGCGGTGAAAACCGGGGCCTCCATCGTTGGCATTGGCATTGGGTTTGGGGCGGTGTTTGCGCTGGCCATTAGCGCGCTGTGGCTGTGGCAAATCAAACAGAAATAA
- a CDS encoding DUF2509 family protein produces the protein MSGKQEKGSTSLLMVLMLLAVGSLMLRGLSRQLSAQRLEVAAEIQFIKNQTAARSALAWGEKQRWQPQRTWQCQFESRNQWHTCLHLTDKGEALLAASGSVAGPMLPFTLWRWGVIQGNKLVASAQGWLDFCPLLDDDLCKLPR, from the coding sequence ATGAGCGGCAAGCAAGAGAAAGGGAGTACCTCTTTGCTGATGGTGTTAATGCTGCTCGCGGTTGGCTCTCTGATGCTGAGAGGGCTTTCCCGGCAACTTAGCGCTCAGCGCCTTGAGGTTGCCGCCGAAATTCAGTTTATTAAAAATCAGACGGCTGCAAGATCTGCGCTGGCATGGGGTGAAAAACAACGCTGGCAGCCGCAGAGAACCTGGCAATGTCAGTTTGAGTCACGTAATCAGTGGCACACATGCCTGCATCTAACCGATAAAGGTGAGGCCTTACTTGCTGCTTCCGGTTCTGTTGCTGGGCCCATGCTACCGTTCACATTGTGGCGCTGGGGTGTAATTCAGGGGAATAAATTAGTGGCTTCCGCGCAGGGCTGGCTGGATTTTTGCCCTTTACTGGACGATGACTTATGCAAATTGCCTCGATAG